In one Rutidosis leptorrhynchoides isolate AG116_Rl617_1_P2 unplaced genomic scaffold, CSIRO_AGI_Rlap_v1 contig496, whole genome shotgun sequence genomic region, the following are encoded:
- the LOC139884052 gene encoding uncharacterized protein, giving the protein MVGKNPSDLWLALCESRQVLLRGGRWRLENGLNIRVFSHRWVKNLPNFKVPFPSIMIDLDLRVSSLLEWCLLKWKVSLLRSLFSSDIVNAIIVSSLLSLECSDQLVWCHSRNGDYQFKSGYYIAKQLLTKSRAIEDRPAVSTFT; this is encoded by the coding sequence ATGGTAGGAAAAAATCCTTCTGACCTCTGGCTTGCGCTGTGTGAATCTCGGCAAGTCTTGCTACGTGGAGGTCGATGGAGGTTAGAAAATGGCTTGAATATTCGTGTCTTTTCACATAGATGGGTTAAAAACTTGCCAAATTTTAAGGTACCTTTCCCTTCAATTATGATTGATCTTGATTTACGTGTCAGTAGTTTGCTTGAATGGTGTCTTCTAAAATGGAAGGTGTCTTTATTGAGATCTCTTTTCTCTAGTGATATAGTAAATGCAATCATTGTCTCTTCATTGCTGAGTTTGGAGTGTTCTGATCAACTTGTATGGTGCCATTCGCGTAATGGGGATTATCAGTTTAAATCAGGTTACTATATTGCGAAGCAGTTACTGACAAAATCTCGAGCTATTGAGGACCGGCCTGCCGTGTCGACCTTTACATAA